One Panicum virgatum strain AP13 chromosome 9K, P.virgatum_v5, whole genome shotgun sequence genomic region harbors:
- the LOC120652492 gene encoding probable apyrase 1, which translates to MRRYSGAGARQQQQTEAVADRVHRYRGVLLAPVLLISFVLLLMPRAPPSASGGGLLAAGGRRWGPRAVEDGSNKYAVIFDAGSSGSRVHVYCFDESLDLVPIGKEIELFKQKKPGLSAYAKDPQEAAESLISLLEEAEKVVPAELRQQTPVRVGATAGLRALGTERSEEILQAVRELLRDKSSFKSQRDWVTVLDGSQEGAFQWVTINYLLGKLGKPYSNTVGVVDLGGGSVQMAYAISEKDAVKAPEVADGEDSYVKKLLLKGTTYYLYVHSYLHYGLLAARAEILKAGEGNDYSDCMLEGHHGKYSYGDNTFEASGSPSGASYSKCRVLAVRALQVDEPACTHMKCTFGGVWNGGGGDGQKNLFVASFFFDRAAEAGFVNPNAATAKVKPSDFEENARRVCKLNVKDAKATYPDVSEENIPYLCIDLVYQYTLLVDGFGVDPYQDITLVKKVPYGDSHVEAAWPLGSAIEVASSS; encoded by the exons atGCGGCGCTACTCGGGCGCCGGggcacggcagcagcagcagacggaGGCCGTGGCCGACCGCGTGCACCGGTACCGCGGGGTGCTGCTCGCGCCGGTACTCCTCATCTCGTTCGTGCTACTTCTCATGCCACGCGCGCCGCCATCCGCCTCAGGGGGtgggctcctcgccgccggaggTCGGAGGTGGGGCCCCCGGGCCGTTGAAGACGGATCGAACAAGTACGCCGTGATATTTGACGCCGGCAGCTCCGGGAGCCGCGTGCACGTGTATTGCTTCGACGAAAGCCTCGACTTGGTGCCCATTGGGAAGGAGATCGAGCTGTTCAAGCAG AAAAAACCAGGCCTGAGTGCTTATGCGAAGGATCCACAGGAGGCTGCTGAATCGCTTATTTCTCTTTTAGAGGAAGCTGAAAAGGTAGTTCCAGCAGAGTTGCGTCAGCAAACGCCTGTCAGGGTTGGG GCCACTGCAGGTCTCAGAGCATTAGGGACTGAAAGGTCTGAAGAAATTTTGCAAGCG GTTAGGGAACTTCTTCGTGACAAGAGTTCTTTCAAATCCCAGAGAGATTGGGTTACTGTTCTAGATGGATCTCAGGAAGGCGCATTCCAGTGG gtTACTATCAATTATCTTTTGGGAAAATTGGGAAAGCCATACTCAAACACAGTTGGAGTTGTTGATTTAGGAGGTGGTTCAGTCCAAATGGCTTATGCTATATCGGAGAAGGATGCAGTAAAGGCACCTGAAGTGGCAGATGGTGAAGATTCATATGTGAAAAAACTCCTACTTAAAGGAACCACATACTATCTTTATGTACACAG TTATTTGCATTATGGTTTGCTGGCGGCAAGAGCGGAGATCTTAAAAGCCGGCGAAGGCAATGATTACAGCGACTGTATGTTGGAGGGGCATCATG GGAAATACAGCTATGGTGATAATACGTTTGAAGCATCAGGCTCACCTTCTGGTGCTAGTTATTCCAAGTGCAGGGTTCTTGCAGTGAGAGCTCTTCAGGTTGATGAACCAGCATGCACTCACATGAAATGCACATTTGGTGGTGTGTGGAATGGTGGCGGTGGAGATGGACAAAAGAACCTCTTTGTAGCATCATTTTTCTTTGATAGGGCTGCTGAG GCTGGTTTTGTTAACCCAAATGCAGCGACTGCTAAGGTTAAACCCTCGGACTTTGAAGAAAATGCACGGCGTGTTTGTAAATTGAATGTGAAGGATGCAAAGGCAACCTACCCTGATGTCTCAGAGGAGAACATTCCCTACCTTTGCATAGACCTTGTCTACCAGTACACATTACTTGTTGATGGATTCG GCGTGGATCCTTATCAAGACATTACCTTGGTAAAGAAAGTGCCTTATGGCGATTCACATGTTGAAGCAGCATGGCCCCTTGGTAGTGCCATTGAGGTTGCATCTTCATCATAG